In a genomic window of Verrucomicrobiota bacterium:
- a CDS encoding cobyrinate a,c-diamide synthase, with protein METAAPRPGLILAGLQSGNGKTAVMCMLLAALVRRGVPVQPFKAGPDFIDPAYHARYAGRPSRNLDAWLMGPERLKQEAATHVSGRVGIVEGVMGLFDGSEATSDAGSTMEIARLLGWPVVLIVPCAKAGRSLAAALRGFAAEAGAGWICGVILNQVSGESHAEYLREAIAPLRLPVLGVVPRDATLQWPERHLGLQANQELALPGSDELAGMAERFLDLPALMQMLAPAGRVREGDTVPGVSFRHWRLAVARDEAFHFYYESNLDYLRQRGAELVSFSPLHDQTLPGQIDAVMLGGGFPECFADRLSANAALRTELREALSAGLACYAECGGLMFLSENLIASDGQRFPMVGALPGQVEMTDRLQHFGYCRTSNLAGVRKVAFHGHEFHHSRWRAESERANLWEVTRKRNAQCRWEGFSSGRLHASYVHLYFPGSEPVLERLFPFGREGV; from the coding sequence ATGGAGACTGCAGCGCCCCGTCCAGGCTTGATTCTCGCCGGTTTGCAAAGCGGCAACGGCAAGACTGCGGTCATGTGCATGCTGCTGGCGGCCTTGGTACGGCGCGGCGTACCGGTTCAACCGTTCAAAGCCGGGCCGGATTTCATCGACCCGGCTTACCACGCCCGTTATGCCGGCCGGCCTTCGCGCAACCTTGATGCCTGGCTGATGGGGCCCGAGCGCCTCAAGCAGGAGGCAGCCACGCACGTATCCGGGCGGGTGGGAATCGTTGAAGGCGTGATGGGCCTCTTCGACGGCAGCGAGGCAACTTCAGACGCAGGCAGCACGATGGAAATCGCGCGCCTGCTGGGCTGGCCGGTTGTCCTCATCGTACCCTGCGCCAAAGCCGGGCGATCCCTCGCGGCTGCGTTGCGCGGCTTTGCCGCTGAAGCCGGAGCCGGCTGGATTTGCGGGGTCATCCTCAATCAAGTCAGCGGTGAATCGCACGCGGAGTACTTGCGGGAAGCAATTGCGCCGTTACGGCTTCCCGTCCTCGGGGTAGTGCCGCGCGACGCCACCTTGCAATGGCCGGAGCGCCACCTTGGGCTGCAGGCAAACCAGGAACTGGCGTTGCCCGGATCGGACGAACTCGCCGGGATGGCGGAGCGGTTCCTCGATCTCCCGGCCTTGATGCAGATGCTCGCGCCCGCCGGCCGCGTCCGGGAAGGCGACACCGTCCCAGGGGTATCTTTCCGGCACTGGCGCCTGGCCGTGGCACGCGATGAGGCGTTCCACTTTTATTATGAATCCAATCTCGACTACCTGCGACAACGAGGCGCGGAACTAGTCAGTTTCTCACCGTTGCATGATCAAACCTTACCCGGGCAGATTGACGCAGTCATGCTCGGCGGCGGTTTTCCCGAATGCTTTGCGGATCGGCTTTCGGCGAACGCGGCACTCCGGACGGAACTGCGTGAGGCGTTAAGCGCAGGGCTGGCCTGCTACGCCGAGTGCGGCGGGCTGATGTTTCTGTCGGAAAACCTCATCGCATCCGACGGGCAACGCTTTCCGATGGTCGGAGCACTCCCGGGTCAGGTCGAGATGACGGACCGGTTGCAACATTTCGGGTACTGTCGCACCTCAAATCTCGCCGGCGTACGTAAGGTTGCCTTCCATGGGCACGAATTCCATCATTCCCGTTGGCGTGCGGAATCCGAACGCGCGAACCTTTGGGAGGTTACCCGAAAGCGCAACGCACAATGCCGATGGGAAGGATTTTCTTCCGGCCGCCTGCACGCCTCTTACGTTCACCTTTATTTCCCGGGAAGCGAACCGGTTCTGGAGCGCCTGTTCCCTTTCGGAAGGGAGGGGGTATGA